The window gatattgctaagggagattatcagaaaaatggggtCTGTTAAACAAAGATCTATTCATCAGAATGAGAAGGTTGAATGCTTTTATCTGAGGTTTCTAATgttgtttttaaatgataagatgaatgaggcTGATAGGAACATGTATGTCGATTCTCCCGTGGTTCCTATTctgaggacttgtgccaagatccagaccaggctggtaaataagaagaagcatgagaatgtgccttTGGTTGTGACTCCTTTCATTCTGGAGCAATTTAGTGCTCCATTCCAGCCTGTTCAAGTCTCTGAACCTCTACAACAGCATcaatatcaacaacaacaacatcatcaatatcaacaacaacagcaacaggctcaaccacaaatgcaagaacaacaacaacaaccgcCTCAACACAACCTCCAACCACTACAACTCATCCCAGACTACCAATcttccagccaatcctcacaccactctccctacaaccctccttacaactcaccctaccaatcacctcaccaatctccATACAACTCACCTCACCAATCTCcatacaactctcctcaccaatctcaaaaccaatcccctccacattacaacttcttccctgaACAACAATCATCCATCTTTTCCTCACAATCTGAACCTATACCTTCACCTACCCATACACATCACATTCCCCAAACCCAATCTACCTCTCAACCCCTGCCATCTGATTCtactatcaatccagagctacaggacttcaggactgacttacaggtagctcaggtactttctaatctcactgatacttttaatattgatattgcagattttgattgtgacattggatttgatttctagactcccagcaatgaacttgaaaacacccaggttcataaccaagctgacgtttccatttcaacaactgattcttcatcaaacacatcaaccaacactactaCTACACCaattgttcgaaaggtagcccggaaacggagtgggagtgcaatattgagagaacccgcagctctgtctcacaagaagcaaagggtggcagaaccggagacaactgcagctgcatccatttcctcccagaaggatttggacactgaaatggtaaatatacagtctctagattcattctctccatagaatgcatttattgaaattggtcgtccgaccgcggtatcttgtaaagagtcaagcacacaactagcactcgcgctagtaaacactgaacctttgtcttatgactcttcacttagagagagcacagattttcaaaatatgtcatatgaaaacttttctgatcactctttctttttggatcaggatctacttggcaacctgcaagtacatctgccttcataggcatcggaaggacaatttgttccttcacatccTACAGTACCATCTCatggaactatggttgtatatacaggttctggtgacggtgtgaaaaatatgagtgaaatcaggcaaacaccgagcgaaacacatgcacgagaggatagtgaaaaatctttgagtgttcgtgaggtgagtgcacacaccaacacagatctgttacagtaacaaatggctgctctgaaagctgaaatagaaaggttgaatgctgagaatgcaaagttcagaagtggagagctggtaACTCTACAGGAGAAGGTTGCTGATacttcctttacttctctgaaaaaggaaatagacgatcatgtcaagggtatccactctaggatggacaagtttgacaaGAATTGGAGCTCTGTATGACAAAGTTTGATAGCTTGGAGCagactttggctcaagttgttcaacacttgaaGATTAATCAGTCTACAACTCCGTCAACTCCATAGGATCCCTCaattaagggggagaaggataaggaaggcAAAGATGACAAAGATGATAATAGCAATGCTGAAGCTGACAGGAGTAAAAAGGATGGAGAAGGAAatgctgataggagtgataa of the Daucus carota subsp. sativus chromosome 4, DH1 v3.0, whole genome shotgun sequence genome contains:
- the LOC135152228 gene encoding uncharacterized protein LOC135152228, coding for MAKGNLKAEWDVFFDTLAKVFAPTNRKNFGNISSMLQIFGFSIAYNHRINFGKILLREIIRKMGSVKQRSIHQNEKVECFYLRFLMLFLNDKMNEADRNMYVDSPVVPILRTCAKIQTRLVNKKKHENVPLVVTPFILEQFSAPFQPVQVSEPLQQHQYQQQQHHQYQQQQQQAQPQMQEQQQQPPQHNLQPLQLIPDYQSSSQSSHHSPYNPPYNSPYQSPHQSPYNSPHQSPYNSPHQSQNQSPPHYNFFPEQQSSIFSSQSEPIPSPTHTHHIPQTQSTSQPLPSDSTINPELQDFRTDLQVAQVLVTV